A section of the Labrus mixtus chromosome 15, fLabMix1.1, whole genome shotgun sequence genome encodes:
- the l1cama gene encoding neural cell adhesion molecule L1.2 isoform X4 gives MPHTQRQQVGSRGQCSPHLLPHLLLLLLSFAAQPGRAAIHIPPNYHISDLKRPPMITTQPESVTVFSVEDLVMRCEATGNPVPIFRWTKDGEEFDPGSDPELKMSELSGSSAFYTLSNTMDTLKQYQGKYVCYASNDLGTAVSHEAILNTDAPPSQQKEKRVTVKAEEGNSIVLKCNPPQSSMEPIIHWMDWRLHHIQLSERVVVGKDGNLYFAYLTTEDSRQDYTCNVQYLATRTILAKEPITLTVNPSNALLRNRRPHMMRPTGSQSVYHALRGQTVELECIVQGLPTPKVSWLRKDGELSESRTVKDMHDRRLRFSNISESDGGEYQCIAENSQGKVTHTYVVTVEAAPYWTKEPVSQLYAPGETVRLDCQADGIPSPTISWTNNGNPLSATNKDSRRTLTNSGSLILKDVNFGDTAIYQCRASNKHGTIITNTNIYVIELPPQILTEDGNAYTFTEGQKALLECDTFGSPKPKVIWESSSTSSLLADPRVNPLANGGLEIMNVTHDDEGMYTCSVQNTNLSISVMLEVLNRTVIITPPQDLRLQPGKTAIFTCVSLVDTKLDPPLIQWRKNEQKLFQSHSDEKYTFDGPDLIIANVGPDDEAVYTCQVITKLDMAKASSTLTLCEYLVEFEDQGLKDRRWEELKRVSGNKERAGLPLWPYLSYRFRVIAINDVGQSDPSKPSEIHNTVAEAPDDNPEDVRSESTDPDTLVISWKEMDKRNFNGPDFKYRVLWRRVVGSGPTWNTNYTTASPFTVNDIGNFSAFDIKVQAVNGKGEGPEPDPVIGYSGEDVPLEAPMDVGVKLLNSTTITVAWAPIDRDTVRGHLLGYKIYLNRIDSGGHHRGRRSHSLESTMVVETGANEEKRVISDLRPYSHYALVVIVFNSKGEGPPSETLPFKTPEGVPGSPTTFILDSQSETEITLHWTPPSQPNGVLIGYLLQYQQVVATDDSPMQVETIDDPKVTHLTLKGLDRHSHYRFYLRGRTSAGDGEPLMREGATTLDGGPPANISLSVGENSVNLSWVAKKRHRNVSFQIQYQKKNDGPVWKTSEKVNSSQSFYQLQGLTPGSHYRLRFIYSNTSFWEPTIDTTGTAVTEVQPSIATQGWFIGLVSAIVLLLLILLILCFIKRSKGGKYSVKDKEEGPMDSEARPMKDETFGEYRSLESDLEEKRTASQPSLGEESKLCSEDNLDFNGSSAITTELNMDESLASQFSRPSEGPEAIHGMPDNSPLNPSAVSPATNGMPNSVTILD, from the exons ATGCCGCACACACAGCGACAGCAGGTTGGCAGTAGGGGCCAGTGctcccctcacctcctcccacacctccttctcctcctcctttcctttgcTGCCCAGCCCGGCCGAGCAGCCATACACATACCCCCCAACT ACCACATAAGTGATC TGAAACGGCCTCCAATGATAACCACACAGCCGGAGTCTGTCACGGTCTTTAGTGTTGAAGACCTCGTCATGCGCTGTGAAGCCACTGGCAACCCTGTGCCCAT TTTCCGGTGGACAAAGGATGGAGAGGAGTTTGACCCAGGCAGTGACCCGGAGCTGAAGATGTCAGAGCTCTCTGGCTCATCCGCATTCTACACACTCAGTAACACTATGGACACTTTGAAGCAGTACCAAGGCAAATACGTCTGCTATGCATCCAATGACCTGGGGACCGCTGTCTCTCACGAGGCCATTCTGAACACTGATG CTCCCCCAtctcaacagaaagaaaaaagggtaACTGTGAAGGCTGAGGAGGGAAACAGTATTGTTCTGAAGTGTAACCCCCCGCAGAGCTCCATGGAGCCCATCATTCACTGGATGGACTGGA GGCTACACCATATCCAGCTTAGTGAGCGGGTGGTGGTGGGAAAGGATGGCAACTTGTACTTTGCCTATTTGACAACAGAAGACAGCAGGCAGGACTACACCTGCAATGTCCAGTACCTGGCAACGCGCACCATTCTGGCAAAGGAACCCATCACTCTCACTGTCAACCCCT CCAACGCTTTACTGCGGAACAGGAGGCCGCACATGATGAGACCTACTGGAAGTCAAAGCGTTTACCATGCTCTCAGGGGCCAGACCGTGGAGCTTGAATGCATCGTCCAaggcct accAACTCCAAAAGTGTCATGGCTGAGGAAGGACGGCGAGCTATCTGAATCCCGCACCGTAAAAGATATGCACGATCGCCGCCTTCGCTTCAGTAACATCTCTGAGAGTGATGGGGGCGAGTACCAGTGCATAGCTGAGAACTCCCAAGGGAAGGTCACACACACTTACGTTGTGACTGTGGAAG CGGCTCCCTACTGGACGAAGGAGCCTGTCAGTCAGTTGTATGCCCCAGGTGAGACTGTCAGGTTAGACTGCCAGGCAGATGGCATCCCCTCTCCTACCATCAGCTGGACCAACAATGGGAACCCTCTCTCGG caaccAACAAGGACTCCCGACGTACCCTGACCAACAGTGGGTCTCTAATCCTAAAGGACGTCAACTTTGGAGACACTGCCATTTACCAGTGCCGGGCCTCCAACAAGCATGGgaccatcatcaccaacacaaacatctaTGTCATTG agCTGCCGCCCCAGATCCTAACCGAGGATGGGAATGCATACACATTTACAGAAGGCCAGAAGGCTTTACTGGAGTGTGACACCTTTGGCTCTCCTAAACCTAAAGTCATTTG GGAGAGCAGCAGCACCTCTTCCCTTCTGGCAGATCCCAGAGTTAACCCGCTCGCTAATGGCGGGCTTGAGATCATGAATGTCACTCACGACGATGAGGGCATGTACACCTGCTCAGTACAAAACACCAACTTGTCCATCAGTGTCATGCTAGAAGTGCTCA ACAGGACAGTGATTATTACACCTCCACAGGATCTGAGATTGCAACCTGGAAAAACCGCAATCTTCACCTGTGTTTCCCTTGTTGACACAAAACTGGACCCTCCACTAATTCAGTGGAGAAAGAATGAACAGAAGCTCTTTCAGTCCCACAGTGATGAAAA ATATACATTTGATGGACCAGACCTGATAATAGCAAATGTGGGACCAGATGATGAGGCTGTGTACACCTGTCAGGTCATCACTAAACTGGACATGGCTAAAGCCAGCAGCACCCTCACTTTGTGTG agtaTTTGGTTGAGTTTGAGGATCAGGGTTTGAAGGACAGGCGCTGGGAAGAGCTCAAGAGAGTAAGTGGTAACAAGGAGCGTGCCGGCCTCCCTCTGTGGCCCTACCTGTCCTACCGTTTCCGGGTCATTGCCATCAATGATGTGGGCCAGAGCGACCCAAGCAAGCCTTCAGAAATCCACAACACAGTTGCTGAAG CTCCAGACGATAACCCTGAAGATGTCAGGAGTGAGTCCACAGACCCAGACACTCTGGTCATCTCATGGAAG GAAATGGACAAACGTAACTTTAATGGACCTGACTTCAAGTATAGGGTATTGTGGAGGCGAGTGGTAGGCAGCGGGCCAACCTGGAACACCAACTATACAACTGCTTCACCTTTCACGGTCAATGATATTGGCAACTTTTCAGCCTTTGATATCAAAGTGCAGGCTGTAAATGGCAAAGGGGAGGGACCTGAACCTGACCCTGTCATTGGGTACTCAGGAGAGGATg TTCCACTGGAGGCTCCAATGGATGTGGGTGTTAAATTGCTGAACAGCACAACCATTACAGTGGCCTGGGCACCAATAGACAGAGATACGGTCAGAGGACACCTTCTGGGATACAAG ATCTACTTGAACAGAATCGATTCAGGGGGGCACCACCGAGGCCGGAGGTCCCATTCACTAGAGAGCACCATGGTGGTGGAGACCGGAGCCAACGAGGAGAAGAGGGTAATCAGTGATCTCAGACCATACTCCCACTATGCTCTGGTTGTCATTGTATTTAACAGCAAGGGCGAGGGACCCCCCTCTGAGACGCTGCCCTTCAAGACTCCTGAAGGAG TTCCTGGTTCTCCAACAACCTTCATCCTGGACAGTCAATCAGAAACAGAAATTACCCTCCATTGGACGCCTCCTAGCCAGCCGAACGGCGTCCTCATCGGATATCTACTGCAGTACCAGCAGG TTGTAGCGACTGATGACAGCCCCATGCAGGTAGAGACAATAGACGATCCCAAAGTGACCCATCTCACCCTGAAGGGCCTGGATCGCCACAGCCACTATCGCTTCTACCTTAGGGGGCGCACGTCTGCAGGGGACGGGGAGCCCCTAATGAGGGAGGGTGCCACGACGCTGGATGGAG GACCTCCTGCCAACATCAGCCTGTCTGTGGGGGAGAACTCAGTAAACCTCAGCTGGGTGGCCAAGAAAAGGCACAGGAATGTTAGCTTCCAGATccaataccaaaaaaaaaatg ATGGGCCTGTATGGAAGACGTCAGAGAAGGTGAACTCCTCACAGTCTTTCTACCAGCTCCAGGGCCTCACTCCTGGCTCTCATTACCGTCTGCGCTTCATTTACAGCAACACCAGTTTCTGGGAACCTACGATTGACACAACAGGAACAG CGGTGACAGAGGTGCAGCCAAGCATTGCCACACAGGGTTGGTTCATCGGTCTTGTGAGCGCCatcgtgctgctgctgctgatactGCTCATCCTCTGCTTCATCAAGAGGAGTAAAGGAGGGAAGTATTCAG TGAAAGATAAAGAAGAGGGGCCGATGGACTCGGAAGCCCGGCCCATGAAGGATGAGACTTTTGGAGAGTACAG ATCCCTGGAAAG TGACCTCGAGGAGAAGCGCACGGCAAGCCAGCCGTCCCTGGGTGAGGAGAGCAAGCTGTGCAGTGAAGACAACCTGGACTTCAATGGCAGCAGTGCCATCACCACGGAGCTCAACATGGACGAGTCACTGGCCAGCCAGTTCAGCCGGCCCAGTGAGGGTCCAGAGGCAATCCATGGCATGCCCGACAACTCCCCGCTCAACCCCTCCGCTGTATCCCCAGCCACCAACGGCATGCCCAACTCAGTCACCATCCTCGATTAA
- the l1cama gene encoding neural cell adhesion molecule L1.2 isoform X1, protein MPHTQRQQVGSRGQCSPHLLPHLLLLLLSFAAQPGRAAIHIPPNYHISDLKRPPMITTQPESVTVFSVEDLVMRCEATGNPVPIFRWTKDGEEFDPGSDPELKMSELSGSSAFYTLSNTMDTLKQYQGKYVCYASNDLGTAVSHEAILNTDAPPSQQKEKRVTVKAEEGNSIVLKCNPPQSSMEPIIHWMDWRLHHIQLSERVVVGKDGNLYFAYLTTEDSRQDYTCNVQYLATRTILAKEPITLTVNPSNALLRNRRPHMMRPTGSQSVYHALRGQTVELECIVQGLPTPKVSWLRKDGELSESRTVKDMHDRRLRFSNISESDGGEYQCIAENSQGKVTHTYVVTVEAAPYWTKEPVSQLYAPGETVRLDCQADGIPSPTISWTNNGNPLSATNKDSRRTLTNSGSLILKDVNFGDTAIYQCRASNKHGTIITNTNIYVIELPPQILTEDGNAYTFTEGQKALLECDTFGSPKPKVIWESSSTSSLLADPRVNPLANGGLEIMNVTHDDEGMYTCSVQNTNLSISVMLEVLNRTVIITPPQDLRLQPGKTAIFTCVSLVDTKLDPPLIQWRKNEQKLFQSHSDEKYTFDGPDLIIANVGPDDEAVYTCQVITKLDMAKASSTLTLCDRPDPPVLLQITDSKRRAVTLSWTPGDDNNSPVLEYLVEFEDQGLKDRRWEELKRVSGNKERAGLPLWPYLSYRFRVIAINDVGQSDPSKPSEIHNTVAEAPDDNPEDVRSESTDPDTLVISWKEMDKRNFNGPDFKYRVLWRRVVGSGPTWNTNYTTASPFTVNDIGNFSAFDIKVQAVNGKGEGPEPDPVIGYSGEDVPLEAPMDVGVKLLNSTTITVAWAPIDRDTVRGHLLGYKIYLNRIDSGGHHRGRRSHSLESTMVVETGANEEKRVISDLRPYSHYALVVIVFNSKGEGPPSETLPFKTPEGVPGSPTTFILDSQSETEITLHWTPPSQPNGVLIGYLLQYQQVVATDDSPMQVETIDDPKVTHLTLKGLDRHSHYRFYLRGRTSAGDGEPLMREGATTLDGGPPANISLSVGENSVNLSWVAKKRHRNVSFQIQYQKKNDGPVWKTSEKVNSSQSFYQLQGLTPGSHYRLRFIYSNTSFWEPTIDTTGTAVTEVQPSIATQGWFIGLVSAIVLLLLILLILCFIKRSKGGKYSVKDKEEGPMDSEARPMKDETFGEYRSLESDLEEKRTASQPSLGEESKLCSEDNLDFNGSSAITTELNMDESLASQFSRPSEGPEAIHGMPDNSPLNPSAVSPATNGMPNSVTILD, encoded by the exons ATGCCGCACACACAGCGACAGCAGGTTGGCAGTAGGGGCCAGTGctcccctcacctcctcccacacctccttctcctcctcctttcctttgcTGCCCAGCCCGGCCGAGCAGCCATACACATACCCCCCAACT ACCACATAAGTGATC TGAAACGGCCTCCAATGATAACCACACAGCCGGAGTCTGTCACGGTCTTTAGTGTTGAAGACCTCGTCATGCGCTGTGAAGCCACTGGCAACCCTGTGCCCAT TTTCCGGTGGACAAAGGATGGAGAGGAGTTTGACCCAGGCAGTGACCCGGAGCTGAAGATGTCAGAGCTCTCTGGCTCATCCGCATTCTACACACTCAGTAACACTATGGACACTTTGAAGCAGTACCAAGGCAAATACGTCTGCTATGCATCCAATGACCTGGGGACCGCTGTCTCTCACGAGGCCATTCTGAACACTGATG CTCCCCCAtctcaacagaaagaaaaaagggtaACTGTGAAGGCTGAGGAGGGAAACAGTATTGTTCTGAAGTGTAACCCCCCGCAGAGCTCCATGGAGCCCATCATTCACTGGATGGACTGGA GGCTACACCATATCCAGCTTAGTGAGCGGGTGGTGGTGGGAAAGGATGGCAACTTGTACTTTGCCTATTTGACAACAGAAGACAGCAGGCAGGACTACACCTGCAATGTCCAGTACCTGGCAACGCGCACCATTCTGGCAAAGGAACCCATCACTCTCACTGTCAACCCCT CCAACGCTTTACTGCGGAACAGGAGGCCGCACATGATGAGACCTACTGGAAGTCAAAGCGTTTACCATGCTCTCAGGGGCCAGACCGTGGAGCTTGAATGCATCGTCCAaggcct accAACTCCAAAAGTGTCATGGCTGAGGAAGGACGGCGAGCTATCTGAATCCCGCACCGTAAAAGATATGCACGATCGCCGCCTTCGCTTCAGTAACATCTCTGAGAGTGATGGGGGCGAGTACCAGTGCATAGCTGAGAACTCCCAAGGGAAGGTCACACACACTTACGTTGTGACTGTGGAAG CGGCTCCCTACTGGACGAAGGAGCCTGTCAGTCAGTTGTATGCCCCAGGTGAGACTGTCAGGTTAGACTGCCAGGCAGATGGCATCCCCTCTCCTACCATCAGCTGGACCAACAATGGGAACCCTCTCTCGG caaccAACAAGGACTCCCGACGTACCCTGACCAACAGTGGGTCTCTAATCCTAAAGGACGTCAACTTTGGAGACACTGCCATTTACCAGTGCCGGGCCTCCAACAAGCATGGgaccatcatcaccaacacaaacatctaTGTCATTG agCTGCCGCCCCAGATCCTAACCGAGGATGGGAATGCATACACATTTACAGAAGGCCAGAAGGCTTTACTGGAGTGTGACACCTTTGGCTCTCCTAAACCTAAAGTCATTTG GGAGAGCAGCAGCACCTCTTCCCTTCTGGCAGATCCCAGAGTTAACCCGCTCGCTAATGGCGGGCTTGAGATCATGAATGTCACTCACGACGATGAGGGCATGTACACCTGCTCAGTACAAAACACCAACTTGTCCATCAGTGTCATGCTAGAAGTGCTCA ACAGGACAGTGATTATTACACCTCCACAGGATCTGAGATTGCAACCTGGAAAAACCGCAATCTTCACCTGTGTTTCCCTTGTTGACACAAAACTGGACCCTCCACTAATTCAGTGGAGAAAGAATGAACAGAAGCTCTTTCAGTCCCACAGTGATGAAAA ATATACATTTGATGGACCAGACCTGATAATAGCAAATGTGGGACCAGATGATGAGGCTGTGTACACCTGTCAGGTCATCACTAAACTGGACATGGCTAAAGCCAGCAGCACCCTCACTTTGTGTG ATCGTCCAGACCCGCCTGTCCTCCTCCAGATCACTGATTCAAAGCGGCGAGCAGTCACCCTCAGCTGGACTCCTGGAGACGACAACAACAGTCCTGTGCTAG agtaTTTGGTTGAGTTTGAGGATCAGGGTTTGAAGGACAGGCGCTGGGAAGAGCTCAAGAGAGTAAGTGGTAACAAGGAGCGTGCCGGCCTCCCTCTGTGGCCCTACCTGTCCTACCGTTTCCGGGTCATTGCCATCAATGATGTGGGCCAGAGCGACCCAAGCAAGCCTTCAGAAATCCACAACACAGTTGCTGAAG CTCCAGACGATAACCCTGAAGATGTCAGGAGTGAGTCCACAGACCCAGACACTCTGGTCATCTCATGGAAG GAAATGGACAAACGTAACTTTAATGGACCTGACTTCAAGTATAGGGTATTGTGGAGGCGAGTGGTAGGCAGCGGGCCAACCTGGAACACCAACTATACAACTGCTTCACCTTTCACGGTCAATGATATTGGCAACTTTTCAGCCTTTGATATCAAAGTGCAGGCTGTAAATGGCAAAGGGGAGGGACCTGAACCTGACCCTGTCATTGGGTACTCAGGAGAGGATg TTCCACTGGAGGCTCCAATGGATGTGGGTGTTAAATTGCTGAACAGCACAACCATTACAGTGGCCTGGGCACCAATAGACAGAGATACGGTCAGAGGACACCTTCTGGGATACAAG ATCTACTTGAACAGAATCGATTCAGGGGGGCACCACCGAGGCCGGAGGTCCCATTCACTAGAGAGCACCATGGTGGTGGAGACCGGAGCCAACGAGGAGAAGAGGGTAATCAGTGATCTCAGACCATACTCCCACTATGCTCTGGTTGTCATTGTATTTAACAGCAAGGGCGAGGGACCCCCCTCTGAGACGCTGCCCTTCAAGACTCCTGAAGGAG TTCCTGGTTCTCCAACAACCTTCATCCTGGACAGTCAATCAGAAACAGAAATTACCCTCCATTGGACGCCTCCTAGCCAGCCGAACGGCGTCCTCATCGGATATCTACTGCAGTACCAGCAGG TTGTAGCGACTGATGACAGCCCCATGCAGGTAGAGACAATAGACGATCCCAAAGTGACCCATCTCACCCTGAAGGGCCTGGATCGCCACAGCCACTATCGCTTCTACCTTAGGGGGCGCACGTCTGCAGGGGACGGGGAGCCCCTAATGAGGGAGGGTGCCACGACGCTGGATGGAG GACCTCCTGCCAACATCAGCCTGTCTGTGGGGGAGAACTCAGTAAACCTCAGCTGGGTGGCCAAGAAAAGGCACAGGAATGTTAGCTTCCAGATccaataccaaaaaaaaaatg ATGGGCCTGTATGGAAGACGTCAGAGAAGGTGAACTCCTCACAGTCTTTCTACCAGCTCCAGGGCCTCACTCCTGGCTCTCATTACCGTCTGCGCTTCATTTACAGCAACACCAGTTTCTGGGAACCTACGATTGACACAACAGGAACAG CGGTGACAGAGGTGCAGCCAAGCATTGCCACACAGGGTTGGTTCATCGGTCTTGTGAGCGCCatcgtgctgctgctgctgatactGCTCATCCTCTGCTTCATCAAGAGGAGTAAAGGAGGGAAGTATTCAG TGAAAGATAAAGAAGAGGGGCCGATGGACTCGGAAGCCCGGCCCATGAAGGATGAGACTTTTGGAGAGTACAG ATCCCTGGAAAG TGACCTCGAGGAGAAGCGCACGGCAAGCCAGCCGTCCCTGGGTGAGGAGAGCAAGCTGTGCAGTGAAGACAACCTGGACTTCAATGGCAGCAGTGCCATCACCACGGAGCTCAACATGGACGAGTCACTGGCCAGCCAGTTCAGCCGGCCCAGTGAGGGTCCAGAGGCAATCCATGGCATGCCCGACAACTCCCCGCTCAACCCCTCCGCTGTATCCCCAGCCACCAACGGCATGCCCAACTCAGTCACCATCCTCGATTAA